A portion of the Paenibacillus marchantiae genome contains these proteins:
- a CDS encoding zinc ribbon domain-containing protein produces MNVTVCQSCGMPLTTPAQFGTETDGTTTREYCIYCYKEGQFEQPDITLEGMIEMCTAILNQEGMDEESARAMLRNQLPFLKRWNASGSERNVAFGAEHSDESVEFNQGTHDNRLSTEPIRYVTLPEKRLAGVSARTTNAIEMSGKGCIQGLWNSYFASDHQPAPEAARFGCYADYTDGINGEYTILVGHEVGPDEALPEGVSSVELPPATYAVFTSRKGPMAEVVGEAWGAVWAWNNQGERTFTGDFELYDERSLDPENVQVDLYIAVRQEK; encoded by the coding sequence ATGAACGTCACAGTATGCCAGAGTTGCGGAATGCCACTTACTACCCCTGCTCAATTCGGAACAGAAACGGATGGTACTACAACCCGCGAATACTGTATCTATTGTTATAAAGAAGGCCAGTTCGAGCAGCCCGATATTACACTGGAGGGCATGATTGAAATGTGCACCGCCATCTTGAATCAGGAAGGAATGGACGAGGAATCAGCAAGGGCAATGCTGCGCAACCAACTTCCTTTTTTGAAAAGATGGAATGCATCCGGCTCAGAACGGAACGTGGCATTTGGGGCAGAACATTCGGATGAGTCCGTTGAATTTAATCAAGGAACTCACGACAATCGGCTTTCCACAGAGCCCATTCGGTATGTCACGCTGCCAGAGAAGCGCCTTGCAGGTGTGTCCGCCAGAACAACCAATGCCATTGAGATGAGTGGCAAAGGCTGTATTCAGGGACTCTGGAACAGCTACTTCGCCTCAGATCATCAGCCTGCCCCTGAAGCCGCCCGCTTTGGCTGTTACGCTGATTATACAGATGGTATAAATGGAGAATACACCATATTGGTGGGTCATGAGGTGGGTCCGGATGAAGCGTTGCCTGAGGGAGTGAGTTCCGTTGAGCTGCCACCTGCAACATATGCGGTATTCACCTCTAGAAAGGGCCCAATGGCCGAGGTCGTAGGTGAGGCCTGGGGTGCGGTGTGGGCCTGGAACAATCAGGGGGAACGCACGTTTACCGGGGACTTCGAATTGTATGATGAACGAAGTCTGGATCCTGAGAATGTACAAGTAGATCTATATATCGCTGTTCGGCAGGAAAAATAA
- the thiC gene encoding phosphomethylpyrimidine synthase ThiC, with protein sequence MMGQDKQDLQLAEEKGTTGRVQPFPGSRKVYIHGSRPDIAVPEREIALHDTNTPQGVEHNEPLRVYDTSGPMTDPGFHADIRAGLPALRTRWITEREDVEAYQGRTVKPEDNGLKPGGKRTGAEKYPGLRAKPLRGQAGRSVTQMHYARQGMITPEMEFAAIREGVEPEFVRQELASGRAILPSNINHPESEPMLIGRHFHVKINANIGNSAVSSSIEEEVEKMTWAVRWGSDTVMDLSTGKDIHTTREWIIRNSPVPIGTVPLYQALEKVNGEAEALTWELYRDTLIEQAEQGVDYFTIHAGVLLRYIPLTAKRMTGIVSRGGSIMAAWCLAHHQENFLYTHFEEICEIMKRYDVAFSLGDGLRPGSIYDANDEAQMAELATLGELTQIAWKHDVQVMIEGPGHVPMHKIKENVDLQMEICKEAPFYTLGPLTTDIAPGYDHITSAIGAAMIGWFGTSMLCYVTPKEHLGLPNKDDVREGVIAYKIAAHAADLAKGHPRAQRRDDALSKARFEFRWRDQFNLSLDPERALSYHDETLPAEGAKEAHFCSMCGPQFCSMRITQDIRAFAADNGLSENEAVAAGMLEKAEEYRTRL encoded by the coding sequence ATGATGGGACAGGACAAGCAGGATCTGCAGTTGGCAGAGGAAAAAGGTACGACAGGACGGGTTCAGCCCTTCCCGGGCAGCCGCAAAGTATACATTCATGGCTCACGACCGGACATTGCTGTACCGGAGCGCGAAATTGCCCTTCATGACACCAATACTCCCCAAGGAGTGGAGCATAACGAACCGCTGCGTGTTTACGATACGAGCGGACCAATGACCGATCCTGGATTTCATGCCGATATCCGGGCAGGGCTGCCAGCGCTGCGCACCCGCTGGATTACGGAGCGTGAAGATGTTGAAGCCTACCAGGGAAGAACGGTCAAACCGGAGGATAACGGATTGAAACCAGGAGGGAAGCGAACTGGAGCCGAGAAGTATCCGGGCTTGCGTGCTAAACCATTACGTGGACAGGCAGGGCGCAGTGTGACTCAGATGCATTATGCACGGCAGGGAATGATCACGCCGGAGATGGAGTTCGCCGCTATTCGTGAGGGTGTGGAGCCGGAGTTTGTGCGGCAGGAGCTGGCGAGTGGAAGGGCCATCCTGCCGTCGAATATTAATCACCCAGAGAGTGAGCCGATGCTGATCGGGCGTCATTTTCATGTGAAGATCAATGCGAACATCGGAAACTCTGCGGTATCCTCCTCCATCGAGGAGGAGGTGGAGAAGATGACTTGGGCCGTACGCTGGGGATCGGATACGGTGATGGATCTTTCCACAGGCAAGGACATTCATACGACCCGCGAATGGATCATCCGCAATTCACCTGTACCGATTGGAACAGTACCGCTCTATCAGGCGCTGGAGAAGGTCAATGGCGAAGCAGAAGCACTGACATGGGAGTTGTATCGTGACACGCTCATAGAACAGGCAGAGCAGGGTGTGGACTATTTTACGATCCATGCAGGTGTGCTGCTGCGATATATTCCGCTGACCGCCAAACGTATGACGGGCATTGTGTCACGGGGCGGGTCCATCATGGCAGCATGGTGCCTTGCGCATCATCAGGAGAATTTTTTGTATACCCATTTTGAAGAAATCTGCGAGATTATGAAAAGGTATGATGTGGCGTTCTCGCTCGGAGACGGACTGCGCCCAGGAAGCATCTATGATGCCAATGATGAAGCCCAGATGGCGGAACTGGCTACGCTTGGAGAACTAACACAAATCGCCTGGAAGCATGATGTGCAGGTGATGATTGAAGGTCCGGGACATGTGCCGATGCACAAGATCAAGGAGAATGTCGATCTGCAAATGGAGATATGTAAAGAGGCGCCGTTCTATACGCTGGGACCGCTGACGACCGATATCGCCCCAGGATATGACCATATTACCTCGGCGATTGGGGCGGCGATGATCGGCTGGTTCGGCACGTCGATGCTCTGTTATGTTACGCCAAAAGAACATCTGGGCCTGCCCAATAAGGATGATGTGCGGGAAGGCGTTATCGCCTACAAGATCGCTGCTCATGCCGCTGATCTGGCGAAAGGTCACCCACGTGCCCAGCGGCGGGACGATGCGCTGTCCAAGGCACGGTTTGAGTTCCGCTGGAGGGATCAGTTCAACCTTTCACTGGACCCGGAACGTGCGCTGTCCTACCATGATGAGACGTTGCCGGCAGAAGGGGCTAAGGAAGCCCATTTCTGCTCCATGTGCGGCCCTCAGTTCTGTAGCATGCGTATTACGCAGGATATTCGTGCTTTTGCGGCAGACAACGGCTTGTCCGAGAATGAGGCTGTGGCCGCGGGTATGTTGGAAAAGGCTGAGGAATACCGGACACGATTGTAA
- a CDS encoding Fe-Mn family superoxide dismutase: MNWYGYGHLLPLRVLEEVRFWKEQEKEHTIVIRALVPDLEPSYVKWLAEWEAIFENSERIANQLLKQILPGTQPPAPYIIRCIEQLVAAACTQSREFIRQLYVLLEQSTAVQQVPIAKVVILHFIRESEYFLGVLETLKQSGALRDLVSDPSFSLDHILQTSEQPADPNVQVASTPVSEQAYREAVEESSNAAGKINNSTPAVQAQSSATAVKTPNTNAEGTTSSSAAPVKEKPVPIGGHTLPPLPYAYNALEPHIDEMTMRIHHDKHHQSYVDGLNTAEKKLAESRKKNNFELVKHWERELAFNGAGHYLHTIFWTIMNPKGGGKPSGMLAEQIKRDFGSYEAFKNQFTEAANKVEGSGWSMLVWSPRAHRLEILQAEKHQNLSQSDIVPLLPLDVWEHAYYLKHQNERKKYIEDWWKVVYWPAVAERYETARKLLWPPY, from the coding sequence ATGAATTGGTATGGATATGGGCATCTGCTGCCTCTGCGGGTACTCGAAGAAGTCCGTTTCTGGAAAGAGCAAGAGAAGGAACATACGATTGTCATTCGTGCCTTGGTTCCTGATCTTGAACCCTCATATGTCAAATGGCTTGCGGAATGGGAAGCGATTTTTGAGAATAGCGAACGAATCGCGAATCAGCTGTTGAAGCAAATACTGCCGGGAACCCAACCGCCTGCTCCCTACATCATCCGCTGTATTGAACAGCTCGTGGCTGCGGCCTGCACACAATCGCGTGAGTTCATTAGACAGCTGTACGTCCTGCTGGAGCAAAGTACTGCTGTTCAGCAGGTGCCGATTGCCAAAGTGGTTATTCTGCATTTCATACGTGAATCGGAGTATTTCCTGGGGGTACTTGAAACGCTGAAACAATCTGGAGCTTTGCGAGATTTGGTGTCTGATCCATCTTTTTCACTGGACCATATTCTTCAAACCTCGGAACAACCGGCTGATCCCAACGTACAAGTTGCTTCAACGCCCGTATCTGAACAAGCCTATCGTGAAGCTGTAGAAGAATCGTCCAATGCTGCGGGAAAAATCAATAACTCCACTCCAGCGGTACAGGCACAATCTTCAGCGACTGCTGTAAAGACTCCCAATACAAATGCCGAGGGTACAACCAGCTCTTCAGCAGCGCCAGTCAAAGAGAAACCTGTACCTATTGGCGGACACACACTGCCACCCCTACCCTATGCCTACAATGCGCTGGAACCACATATCGACGAGATGACGATGCGTATACACCATGACAAACACCATCAATCCTACGTAGACGGACTGAACACCGCGGAGAAAAAGCTGGCAGAATCGCGGAAAAAGAATAATTTTGAACTCGTTAAACATTGGGAACGCGAACTCGCATTTAATGGTGCAGGCCATTACCTGCATACGATCTTCTGGACAATTATGAACCCTAAAGGTGGAGGTAAGCCTTCCGGTATGCTCGCAGAGCAGATCAAGCGGGATTTTGGCAGCTATGAAGCGTTCAAGAATCAATTCACTGAAGCGGCCAACAAAGTGGAAGGCAGTGGCTGGTCCATGCTGGTCTGGAGCCCGCGGGCGCACAGATTGGAGATTTTACAGGCGGAGAAACATCAGAACCTGTCCCAGTCCGACATCGTGCCTCTCCTGCCACTTGATGTATGGGAACACGCCTACTATCTGAAACACCAGAATGAACGCAAAAAATATATCGAGGATTGGTGGAAGGTTGTGTACTGGCCAGCTGTGGCGGAACGTTACGAAACTGCGCGCAAGCTCTTATGGCCGCCTTATTAG
- a CDS encoding S-layer homology domain-containing protein, whose protein sequence is MRKKDHQKRARLLRRIGVVILSFLMVFGMLPVVFQQGVVQAKSCYEITETDSDDVEWKLISTPEELYCVREDLNGNYKLKNDISEAAMSTFLNGGSWNPIADIIEDELMPFTGRFDGNGYSISGLRTTDDTQKSVGLFSVLQGAEVKNLILNDVSIKGNVIVGGLAGRSIESRIEGIQISGNIQGNMRVGGISGLSDDSEYINNSTNVEVIALGEDGDSLGGLVGESNKSTIIANAAEGIVSGYEAIGGLIGESNDNFIHQSYASGQVTGNYQVGGLIGQLNFELSHTIADNYVVGSVRSNATGDNDFSAEAIGGLIGEVNKVRDSSNTSQINVLNNYVAASVNVMSDNSSSPIDDQTIGSVIGNLNDPENQVIFTNNYYDLAKSSTNQQNGFNYATGLTTEQMKQNSNFNGWDFDGVWTTRNRINDGYPILRSSKLMNAPTPPLPDPTIDYLYPFPVNGTITQSTSKVKVKLNEAGRFYFDNQLYDEEIVGQSDEDTKLHALANLSYVDLEANEEKSFLFTGLDENSSYRVFLAVEDKNGQLKNMGDRGYSTLANSTPLPQNVVATPGDGQVAIEWTTEPELDYRVYMYQGTAAPEDPDLWTDVTDSYSDGHISNLTNGQSYIFAVRSYTSDEENSDYVASNVVIPQEENNNGGGSNPDPDPNFPVPQHVVATKGEKKVTLTWDPIMNGLASVYMYEGSSAPVDPSQWVLVTSNIMNSSWEINDLREGEKYIFAVRAVYEDGVSEYGISNSVKINITPSNPETPGNGGGGGVITPTPVSPTTPQAPQKEVIKVDVANGDQASTIASLEIKRTRGTDGTVKDELFLDQSKTQTIIDQLKQTGSRTAVVLIPDAKDEVSQWDLKLSPQSSAMLAEQGVNLVISNPNVKIIIPASSLNGRTDDMYFRLVPVKKESQRSEIQTRAQANESIIQFVGTTDIQIIGRPMMIETNLQSRPVTLILPLDANQVASVKSEELGVYIEHSDGTKELVHGKRVTLNGDHQQGVEIEVNKFSTFSVVKVKDWTDNTLKAHPYIQGYTDGSFRPERNVTRAEMATLITRILGTSTLEGSHEFTDVTSSHWADAAISAAAQSGYVQGYTDGSFKPDQAITRAEIAVLLQPLLTSDQMTTAPTAFTDVNEHWAQQAVEQLSSAGVVTGYKDGTFRPSQPITRAEAVTMLNKLIGFQAETNAVGQWSDVPATHWAYEAIEAASIRK, encoded by the coding sequence ATGCGAAAAAAGGATCACCAGAAGCGCGCCAGGCTCCTGAGACGAATAGGGGTCGTGATATTATCGTTCCTTATGGTCTTCGGTATGCTGCCAGTTGTGTTTCAACAAGGCGTCGTTCAGGCCAAGAGTTGCTATGAAATAACGGAAACGGATTCTGATGATGTTGAATGGAAGCTCATTAGTACGCCTGAAGAGCTCTATTGCGTAAGAGAAGACTTAAACGGTAATTACAAGCTGAAGAATGATATTTCTGAAGCAGCCATGAGCACGTTTTTGAACGGAGGATCTTGGAATCCAATTGCTGACATCATAGAAGATGAGCTTATGCCTTTTACAGGCAGGTTCGATGGGAATGGTTATTCAATTTCTGGTTTGAGAACAACAGATGATACCCAGAAATCTGTGGGGCTGTTCTCAGTTTTACAAGGTGCTGAGGTTAAAAATCTTATATTAAACGATGTTTCTATAAAAGGAAATGTGATCGTAGGCGGACTTGCCGGACGGAGCATAGAGTCGCGAATTGAAGGGATCCAAATCAGTGGAAATATACAAGGGAATATGAGAGTAGGCGGTATTTCAGGTTTATCGGACGACAGTGAGTATATAAATAACAGCACTAATGTCGAGGTGATCGCCTTAGGTGAGGATGGCGACTCACTCGGGGGACTTGTTGGAGAAAGTAATAAGAGCACAATCATTGCAAATGCTGCTGAGGGTATAGTGAGTGGTTATGAGGCTATAGGTGGACTGATCGGAGAGTCGAATGATAATTTCATTCATCAGAGCTACGCTTCAGGACAGGTGACGGGTAACTACCAGGTAGGCGGCTTGATTGGTCAACTTAATTTTGAATTAAGCCATACCATTGCAGACAATTATGTGGTTGGTTCAGTGAGATCTAATGCTACAGGGGATAATGATTTTTCTGCTGAAGCCATTGGCGGACTGATTGGTGAAGTGAATAAAGTACGTGACTCAAGTAACACCTCTCAAATAAATGTACTTAATAATTATGTGGCGGCATCTGTAAACGTTATGTCTGATAATTCATCATCACCTATTGATGATCAGACAATAGGGTCAGTCATTGGTAATCTGAATGATCCAGAGAATCAAGTTATCTTTACTAATAACTACTATGATTTAGCCAAGAGTAGTACGAACCAGCAGAATGGTTTTAATTATGCAACGGGTCTTACTACCGAACAGATGAAACAAAATTCTAATTTCAATGGATGGGATTTCGATGGAGTTTGGACAACTCGTAACAGGATCAATGATGGGTACCCGATCTTGCGTTCATCCAAGCTTATGAATGCACCGACTCCACCACTGCCCGATCCTACAATAGATTATCTATATCCATTTCCTGTTAATGGAACAATTACCCAGTCCACATCTAAAGTTAAAGTGAAGCTTAATGAAGCCGGTAGATTTTATTTTGACAATCAATTGTATGATGAGGAAATCGTAGGACAGTCTGACGAAGATACTAAATTACATGCCTTAGCTAACCTATCTTATGTTGATCTAGAAGCCAATGAAGAGAAATCGTTCTTGTTCACAGGACTGGACGAGAACTCTTCGTATCGAGTGTTCCTGGCGGTAGAAGATAAGAATGGTCAGCTCAAGAACATGGGAGATCGGGGATATTCAACACTTGCAAACTCAACTCCTCTTCCACAAAACGTAGTGGCTACACCTGGTGATGGTCAGGTTGCCATTGAATGGACTACAGAGCCAGAATTAGATTATCGCGTGTATATGTACCAAGGAACAGCAGCACCTGAGGATCCCGATCTGTGGACGGATGTGACGGACAGTTACAGTGATGGACATATCAGTAATCTGACAAATGGGCAGTCCTATATATTTGCAGTTAGATCGTATACTTCCGATGAAGAAAATTCAGATTATGTTGCATCTAACGTTGTGATCCCGCAAGAGGAAAATAATAATGGTGGTGGATCTAATCCAGATCCAGACCCGAACTTTCCTGTACCACAGCATGTAGTGGCAACAAAAGGTGAGAAAAAGGTTACGTTAACTTGGGATCCAATCATGAACGGATTAGCTTCGGTCTATATGTACGAAGGTTCATCAGCACCAGTAGACCCTTCACAATGGGTACTTGTTACTTCTAATATTATGAATAGTAGTTGGGAAATTAATGATCTTAGAGAAGGCGAAAAATATATTTTCGCTGTTAGAGCTGTATATGAAGATGGCGTATCCGAATATGGAATCTCTAATTCAGTGAAGATTAACATAACTCCATCCAATCCAGAAACGCCAGGTAATGGGGGAGGTGGGGGAGTTATTACTCCAACTCCTGTATCGCCAACAACTCCACAAGCTCCACAGAAAGAAGTAATCAAAGTGGATGTAGCGAATGGGGATCAAGCTTCAACGATCGCTTCCTTGGAGATTAAACGTACTCGAGGAACAGATGGTACGGTTAAGGATGAACTTTTTCTTGATCAGAGCAAAACGCAAACCATTATCGACCAGTTGAAACAGACAGGCTCCCGTACAGCGGTTGTCTTGATCCCGGACGCAAAAGATGAAGTATCACAGTGGGATCTGAAGCTCTCTCCACAATCGTCAGCAATGCTGGCTGAGCAAGGAGTGAATCTGGTTATTTCTAATCCTAATGTAAAGATTATCATTCCGGCGAGTTCCTTGAACGGACGCACAGATGATATGTATTTCCGTCTTGTACCGGTGAAGAAGGAATCCCAACGTTCAGAGATCCAAACGAGAGCACAGGCGAATGAGTCGATCATCCAATTCGTAGGCACAACGGATATCCAGATCATTGGACGTCCAATGATGATCGAAACGAATCTACAGAGCAGACCTGTTACGCTCATATTGCCTTTAGATGCTAATCAGGTTGCAAGTGTGAAGTCTGAGGAGCTAGGTGTATATATTGAGCATAGTGATGGAACGAAGGAGCTTGTACACGGCAAACGGGTTACCCTAAACGGTGATCATCAGCAAGGCGTCGAGATTGAAGTCAACAAATTCAGTACATTCTCCGTTGTTAAGGTCAAAGACTGGACAGACAACACATTGAAAGCACACCCTTATATTCAGGGGTACACGGATGGCAGTTTCCGGCCAGAGCGTAATGTAACTCGTGCGGAAATGGCAACATTAATCACGCGTATTCTGGGAACATCGACTCTTGAGGGAAGTCATGAATTTACAGATGTTACATCCAGTCACTGGGCAGATGCGGCTATCTCAGCAGCAGCTCAATCCGGTTATGTTCAAGGCTACACAGATGGCAGCTTCAAGCCGGATCAAGCGATTACTCGCGCGGAAATAGCTGTCCTGTTACAGCCGTTATTAACATCTGATCAGATGACTACTGCTCCGACAGCATTTACCGATGTAAACGAGCATTGGGCGCAACAAGCAGTAGAACAATTAAGTTCGGCGGGTGTAGTTACCGGATACAAGGATGGCACGTTCCGTCCAAGCCAGCCGATCACCCGCGCTGAAGCTGTTACAATGCTGAATAAGCTGATCGGTTTTCAAGCTGAAACGAATGCGGTAGGACAGTGGTCGGATGTACCCGCCACACATTGGGCTTATGAAGCGATTGAGGCAGCTTCTATCCGCAAGTAA
- a CDS encoding aspartate/glutamate racemase family protein: MMMTIGCFHAHYSNIALTEESLAPYEVELVHYVDPGLDRLKHDDDFSEAVTHEKVSQTLQWIAHCHADAILVTCTLFAAVLEQEAQHVPVPVIGIDDPLLQEIQQNPGEYILAFTNPATIEGTMARVNLALQQDDKDEQRNGIEAVLIPSTFELIMRGDKESYLAAVSTGLQQLAEQYPDSTVVAAQLSMAPAAARITADTGMLIYSPLASLAAYLEKKLGVALSLIICFITLYLYQSNLC; the protein is encoded by the coding sequence ATGATGATGACCATTGGCTGTTTTCACGCTCACTATTCTAATATTGCACTAACTGAAGAATCACTCGCTCCTTATGAGGTTGAACTTGTACATTATGTCGATCCGGGTCTGGATCGCCTCAAACATGATGATGATTTCAGCGAAGCAGTTACGCATGAGAAAGTATCACAGACGCTGCAATGGATCGCCCACTGTCATGCAGATGCCATCCTCGTCACCTGTACCCTGTTTGCAGCCGTACTTGAGCAGGAGGCACAGCATGTTCCCGTGCCCGTGATTGGAATTGATGATCCATTACTTCAGGAAATACAGCAGAATCCTGGCGAGTATATCCTAGCGTTTACCAACCCCGCAACGATTGAAGGAACGATGGCGCGGGTGAATCTGGCTTTGCAGCAAGATGATAAGGATGAGCAGCGAAACGGGATCGAAGCAGTATTGATCCCGAGCACATTCGAGTTAATTATGCGAGGCGATAAGGAAAGTTATCTTGCAGCAGTGAGCACCGGATTACAGCAACTTGCTGAGCAGTATCCAGATAGCACTGTCGTAGCCGCTCAACTGTCGATGGCTCCCGCAGCAGCACGGATCACAGCAGATACAGGCATGTTGATCTATAGCCCATTGGCTTCGCTTGCGGCGTATTTGGAGAAGAAGTTGGGCGTAGCTCTGAGTTTAATTATATGCTTTATTACGCTTTATTTGTATCAGAGTAATTTATGTTAA
- a CDS encoding IclR family transcriptional regulator, translating into MEDRKLTVRAVERALDILLCFTTRSDLGLTEIASQIGLHKSTVHRLMATLEDKGFVIRDAATEKYRLGIRIWELSAHMSRSDDPAILLLPAMERLRDRLGETVSLYLRDGSERIRIQAVQSDQAIRRVAPVGVRLPLSVGASSKVLMAFATEEDREDLMNGPEWPVFIDPKVYLAQMKDILEYGYATSYEEREPGAAAVSVPIMDRKGNIAAALSVSGPVSRLSQETLHEYAPVLKEAATQMGLMLS; encoded by the coding sequence ATGGAAGACCGAAAGTTAACCGTCCGGGCTGTAGAACGGGCGCTGGATATATTATTGTGTTTTACAACCCGCAGTGATCTGGGGCTCACGGAAATTGCGAGCCAGATCGGTCTGCACAAAAGTACAGTCCATCGTCTGATGGCTACTTTGGAGGACAAGGGGTTTGTGATCCGGGATGCAGCAACCGAGAAGTATCGACTCGGCATACGTATCTGGGAACTGTCTGCCCATATGTCTCGCAGCGATGATCCTGCCATTTTGCTCCTTCCTGCGATGGAGCGGCTGAGAGATCGACTGGGCGAAACCGTGAGTTTATATCTGCGTGATGGCAGTGAGCGGATTCGAATTCAAGCCGTGCAGAGTGATCAGGCGATTCGTCGTGTAGCTCCGGTGGGCGTCAGACTTCCGTTATCCGTGGGAGCATCCAGCAAAGTGCTGATGGCTTTTGCCACCGAAGAGGACCGCGAAGATCTGATGAATGGACCTGAATGGCCGGTATTTATCGATCCCAAAGTATATTTGGCACAGATGAAAGACATTCTGGAATACGGCTACGCAACAAGTTATGAGGAGCGTGAACCGGGAGCAGCGGCTGTATCTGTACCCATCATGGATCGGAAAGGCAACATCGCTGCTGCTCTGTCGGTATCCGGGCCTGTTAGTCGCCTTTCGCAGGAGACGTTGCATGAATATGCACCTGTACTGAAGGAAGCTGCTACACAGATGGGACTTATGTTATCCTGA
- a CDS encoding alpha/beta hydrolase, with protein sequence MYPTSQSEAPLQTKVSDLPSSLSPRLIRFKHIVVALLLSVVFFLLFCFIALHGYIAWVLSNPTVAPVFSNPMQAKNMKYQDITFPAADGSRTMQGWYIPADDNANKTIIFSHGYGANREETWVPMYDLAHYAHQLGFNVVMFDYGFASQVNKAVATGGKAESQQLLGAIQFAKQRGAQELVVWGFSMGAGTALQTGLITKDVDAMILDSTFLLEPDTLYHNIHNQIDLPRQPTLEIMNLLFPILNGTGLQQIPYQEVKKEDYPFPIFFIHGTEDEKAPYPIAELLAGNQTNPNSDEWIVDGAHHELIFREHPKEYLRRVSTFLSHVTKTSSDDVENTNNGES encoded by the coding sequence ATGTATCCGACATCCCAGAGCGAAGCCCCGCTGCAAACGAAAGTGTCAGATCTGCCTTCTTCGTTATCACCGAGGCTGATCCGGTTCAAACATATTGTCGTGGCGTTGTTGCTCTCCGTTGTATTTTTTCTGCTCTTTTGTTTCATTGCACTACACGGTTATATTGCTTGGGTATTATCCAATCCAACTGTAGCGCCTGTATTCTCCAATCCCATGCAGGCGAAGAACATGAAGTATCAAGACATCACGTTCCCGGCAGCAGACGGCAGTCGAACGATGCAGGGTTGGTATATTCCGGCTGATGATAATGCAAACAAAACCATCATATTCAGCCATGGATATGGTGCGAATCGTGAAGAGACCTGGGTACCAATGTATGATCTGGCCCATTATGCTCACCAACTTGGCTTCAATGTGGTGATGTTCGATTACGGTTTCGCTTCACAGGTGAACAAAGCTGTTGCCACAGGCGGCAAAGCCGAGTCCCAGCAGCTGCTTGGTGCTATCCAGTTTGCGAAGCAGCGCGGAGCTCAGGAGCTTGTCGTATGGGGTTTCTCCATGGGTGCAGGTACAGCCCTGCAGACTGGGCTGATTACCAAAGATGTGGATGCTATGATTCTGGACAGCACGTTCCTGCTTGAGCCGGATACGCTGTATCACAACATCCATAATCAGATTGATCTTCCGCGGCAGCCTACGCTGGAGATTATGAACCTGCTGTTCCCGATTCTGAACGGGACCGGATTGCAGCAAATTCCATATCAAGAAGTGAAAAAAGAAGATTATCCTTTCCCGATTTTCTTCATCCATGGTACCGAGGATGAGAAAGCTCCTTACCCGATTGCGGAGCTGCTTGCCGGCAACCAAACCAATCCGAATTCCGATGAATGGATTGTGGACGGTGCGCATCATGAGCTGATCTTCCGGGAGCATCCGAAGGAATATCTGCGCCGTGTCTCCACATTCCTGAGTCATGTGACCAAGACGAGCAGCGATGATGTGGAAAATACGAATAACGGAGAATCGTGA